One Myxococcota bacterium genomic window carries:
- the coaBC gene encoding bifunctional phosphopantothenoylcysteine decarboxylase/phosphopantothenate--cysteine ligase CoaBC, which yields MSRILLGVSGGIAAYKACELVRSFTQRGHELRVVATPHALEFVSALTLQTLSGSPVRSELLAATAESEISHIELADWAQVFVVAPATANVMAKLAHGIADDLLTTVALACTAPLVLAPAMNVNMYRHPATQANLDVLAKRGVRIVGPGKGDLACGWVGEGRLIENDSIVAVTEAATAEPALRGEVVLVSAGPTAEPIDPVRVITNRSSGKMGFALAEAAARRGAEVILVAGPVSLASPHGVARIDVETAVEMRDAVLGALERATIVILAAAVADYAPASAADKKLKREKSDSLSLELVKNPDILAEVVRRRGARTVVGFAAETDHVLENARGKLARKGCDLIVANDVSRSDIGFDADRNEVVILGPGPDDLREIAAGPKSEIAERILERVLEVRKR from the coding sequence GTGAGTCGGATCCTTCTCGGCGTTTCCGGAGGCATCGCCGCGTACAAGGCGTGCGAGCTGGTGCGCTCCTTCACGCAGCGCGGCCACGAGCTGCGGGTGGTCGCGACCCCGCACGCGCTCGAGTTCGTGTCGGCGCTCACGCTCCAGACTCTCTCGGGCTCGCCCGTGCGCTCCGAGTTACTGGCCGCCACCGCCGAGTCCGAGATCTCGCACATCGAGCTCGCCGACTGGGCGCAGGTGTTCGTGGTCGCGCCCGCCACCGCCAACGTGATGGCCAAGCTCGCGCACGGCATCGCCGACGACCTGCTCACCACCGTGGCGCTGGCCTGCACGGCGCCGCTCGTGCTCGCGCCCGCGATGAACGTGAACATGTACCGGCACCCGGCCACCCAGGCGAACCTCGACGTGCTGGCCAAGCGCGGCGTGCGCATCGTGGGGCCGGGCAAGGGTGACCTGGCCTGCGGCTGGGTGGGTGAGGGGCGGCTGATCGAGAACGACTCGATCGTGGCCGTGACCGAGGCCGCCACTGCCGAGCCCGCGCTGCGCGGCGAGGTGGTGCTGGTGAGCGCGGGCCCGACCGCCGAGCCGATCGACCCGGTGCGGGTGATCACGAACCGCTCGTCGGGCAAGATGGGCTTCGCGCTGGCCGAAGCGGCCGCGCGGCGCGGGGCAGAAGTCATCCTGGTCGCCGGTCCCGTGTCACTCGCCAGCCCGCACGGCGTGGCGCGCATCGACGTGGAGACCGCGGTCGAGATGCGCGACGCGGTGCTGGGCGCGCTCGAGCGCGCCACGATCGTGATCCTGGCGGCCGCGGTCGCCGACTACGCGCCGGCGTCGGCTGCGGACAAGAAGCTGAAGCGCGAGAAGAGCGACTCACTCTCGCTCGAGCTGGTGAAGAACCCGGACATCCTGGCCGAGGTCGTGCGCCGGCGCGGCGCTCGCACGGTCGTGGGCTTCGCGGCCGAGACCGACCACGTGCTCGAGAACGCGCGCGGCAAGCTCGCGCGCAAGGGCTGCGACCTGATCGTGGCCAACGACGTGTCGCGCAGCGACATCGGCTTCGACGCGGACCGCAACGAAGTCGTGATTCTCGGTCCTGGCCCCGACGACCTGCGCGAGATCGCGGCGGGTCCGAAGTCGGAGATCGCGGAGCGGATCCTCGAGCGCGTGCTCGAGGTGCGCAAGAGATGA
- a CDS encoding nodulation protein NfeD — protein sequence MRNPRAAALGLLLAAALAASARAETVAAITIDGAINPAIADFVAKSIDRAYTTGASALVIQLDTPGGLVVSTKDIVTAILNAELPVIVYVAPRGAWAASAGTFITLSGHVAAMSPGSTIGAAHPVSLGGDNPRPPDDDAEGKKGRSKHSDYMAEKLENFTTAFIEAIAQERKRNVEWAAQAVRNSVAIGAPEALKRNVIDLIAEDMDDLLAKSDGRKVTVGKRTVTLHTKGAAVVQLPMDLMTRVFAVIADPQIVGLLFLIGLLGIWIEFQNPGLMAPGAVGAVALVLAATALQIIPFNWVGLLLVAGGIALIVAEVHLSSYGLLFALGLAALCWGAWLTFRVPELSDLSLPFWGAVFPAALSLALLLSAVAWAVSRAQARPQYSGAEALLAELGVADSDLEPEGRVLVRGELWRAVADEPVRRGDKVEILAVNDLVLRVRARPGPRDGQARNS from the coding sequence ATGAGGAACCCGCGCGCCGCGGCGCTCGGGCTCCTGCTCGCCGCCGCGCTGGCGGCGAGCGCGCGCGCCGAGACGGTCGCCGCCATCACGATCGACGGCGCGATCAACCCGGCGATCGCCGACTTCGTGGCGAAGTCGATCGACCGCGCCTACACCACGGGCGCCAGCGCGCTGGTGATCCAGCTCGACACGCCCGGGGGGCTGGTGGTGTCGACCAAGGACATCGTGACCGCGATCCTCAATGCCGAGCTGCCCGTGATCGTGTACGTCGCGCCGCGCGGCGCGTGGGCCGCCTCGGCGGGCACGTTCATCACGCTCTCGGGTCACGTGGCCGCGATGTCGCCGGGCTCCACGATCGGCGCCGCGCACCCGGTCTCGCTCGGCGGTGACAACCCGAGGCCCCCCGACGACGACGCCGAAGGCAAGAAGGGAAGGTCGAAACACTCGGACTACATGGCCGAGAAGCTCGAGAACTTCACCACCGCGTTCATCGAGGCGATCGCGCAGGAGCGCAAGCGCAACGTCGAGTGGGCCGCGCAGGCGGTGCGGAACTCGGTGGCGATCGGCGCGCCCGAAGCGCTGAAGCGCAACGTGATCGACTTGATCGCCGAGGACATGGACGACCTCTTGGCGAAGAGCGACGGGCGCAAAGTCACCGTGGGCAAGCGCACGGTCACCCTGCACACCAAGGGCGCAGCGGTCGTGCAGCTGCCGATGGACCTCATGACTCGCGTGTTCGCGGTGATCGCCGACCCGCAGATCGTCGGCCTGTTGTTCCTGATCGGGCTCCTGGGCATCTGGATCGAGTTCCAGAACCCGGGGCTGATGGCGCCCGGCGCGGTCGGTGCGGTGGCCCTGGTGCTCGCGGCCACCGCGCTGCAGATCATCCCGTTCAACTGGGTCGGACTGCTGCTCGTGGCCGGCGGGATCGCGCTGATCGTGGCCGAGGTACACCTGTCGAGCTACGGGCTGCTGTTCGCGCTGGGGCTGGCCGCGCTGTGCTGGGGCGCCTGGCTCACGTTCCGCGTGCCGGAGCTCTCGGACCTGTCGCTGCCGTTCTGGGGCGCGGTGTTTCCCGCGGCACTGTCACTCGCGCTGCTTCTCAGCGCGGTGGCCTGGGCCGTGTCGCGCGCGCAGGCGCGGCCGCAGTATTCCGGCGCGGAGGCCCTGCTCGCCGAGCTGGGCGTGGCCGACAGCGACCTCGAGCCCGAGGGGCGCGTGCTGGTGCGGGGCGAGCTGTGGCGGGCGGTCGCGGACGAGCCCGTGCGCCGCGGCGACAAAGTCGAGATACTGGCCGTGAACGATCTGGTGCTGCGCGTGCGGGCGCGGCCGGGGCCGCGGGACGGCCAGGCGCGGAACAGCTAG
- a CDS encoding slipin family protein, translated as MVYPIAIAAFIGVLFLMSAVRVLQEYERGVLFRLGRFSSVKGAGLRVVIPGVDRLVRVSLREVVMDVPPQDVITKDNVSVKVNAVLYFRVVHPQDAIIKVENFLYGTSQLAQTTLRSVCGQAELDHLLADRERINRQLQSELDHGTDPWGVKVRAVEIKHIDLPEDMRRAMAKQAEAERERRAKVIHAQGEFEASQRLKEASDVMTQSPYTLQLRYLQTLSEIAVEHNSTILFPMPIDLLSPFLDSLHARRNA; from the coding sequence ATGGTCTATCCGATCGCGATCGCCGCCTTCATCGGCGTGCTGTTCCTGATGTCCGCGGTGCGCGTGCTCCAGGAGTACGAGCGCGGCGTGCTGTTCCGGCTCGGCCGCTTCAGCAGCGTGAAGGGCGCCGGCCTGCGCGTGGTGATCCCCGGCGTCGACCGGCTGGTGCGCGTGTCACTGCGCGAGGTGGTCATGGACGTGCCGCCGCAGGACGTGATCACCAAGGACAACGTGTCGGTGAAGGTCAATGCGGTGCTCTACTTCCGGGTGGTCCACCCGCAGGACGCGATCATCAAGGTCGAGAACTTCCTGTACGGCACCTCGCAGCTGGCGCAGACCACGCTGCGCAGCGTGTGCGGCCAGGCGGAGCTCGACCACCTGCTGGCCGACCGCGAGCGCATCAACCGCCAGCTGCAGTCGGAGCTCGACCACGGCACCGACCCCTGGGGCGTGAAGGTGCGCGCGGTCGAGATCAAACACATCGACCTGCCCGAAGACATGCGCCGCGCCATGGCCAAGCAGGCCGAGGCCGAGCGCGAGCGGCGCGCCAAGGTGATTCACGCGCAAGGTGAGTTCGAGGCCTCGCAGCGGCTGAAGGAAGCCTCCGACGTGATGACCCAGTCGCCCTACACGCTCCAGCTGCGCTACCTGCAGACACTCTCCGAGATCGCGGTCGAGCACAACTCGACCATCTTGTTCCCCATGCCGATCGATCTGCTCTCCCCGTTCCTCGACTCGCTCCATGCGCGGCGGAACGCGTAG
- the hflK gene encoding FtsH protease activity modulator HflK, translated as MWRGFYDVAPDEQAIVLRLGRYDRTVDPGSFHWHAPGLEQVLKQRVTTTLREEFGYRTTNAATGTVEEHPEEKSMLTSDENLVDVDFVVQYRIGDVRDYLLNFQPEQREAVLRDAARAAVRTVVAQNPIDQVLTARGLIHDAAREELQATLDAYRAGVRVENIQLQDVAAPEPVREAFADVTSAQQDRERAVLEAQGYADKVVPEARGRSEEAVNLAHAYHERRILEAQGQVAGFKAVLDQYKKAPDVTRQRLYLETLETILPKMDKVILERGSSDQLLPYLPLPRREGPK; from the coding sequence GTGTGGCGCGGCTTCTACGACGTGGCGCCCGACGAGCAGGCGATCGTGCTGCGGCTCGGACGCTACGACCGCACGGTCGACCCAGGCAGCTTCCACTGGCACGCGCCCGGGCTGGAGCAGGTGCTCAAGCAGCGAGTCACCACGACGCTGCGCGAGGAGTTCGGCTACCGCACCACGAACGCCGCGACGGGCACGGTCGAGGAGCACCCCGAGGAGAAGAGCATGCTGACGTCGGACGAGAACCTGGTCGACGTCGACTTCGTGGTGCAGTACCGGATCGGCGACGTGCGCGACTACCTGCTCAACTTCCAGCCCGAGCAGCGCGAGGCCGTGCTGCGCGACGCCGCGCGCGCGGCCGTGCGCACGGTCGTGGCGCAGAACCCGATCGACCAGGTGCTGACTGCGCGCGGCCTGATCCACGACGCGGCGCGCGAGGAGCTGCAGGCCACGCTCGACGCCTATCGCGCCGGGGTGCGCGTCGAGAACATCCAGCTGCAGGACGTGGCCGCGCCCGAGCCCGTGCGCGAGGCCTTCGCCGACGTGACCAGCGCTCAGCAGGACCGCGAGCGCGCGGTGCTCGAAGCGCAGGGCTACGCGGACAAGGTGGTGCCCGAGGCGCGCGGCAGGTCGGAAGAGGCGGTCAACCTGGCGCATGCCTACCACGAGCGGCGCATCCTCGAGGCCCAGGGCCAGGTCGCGGGCTTCAAGGCGGTGCTCGACCAGTACAAGAAAGCGCCCGACGTGACTCGCCAGCGGCTCTATCTCGAGACGCTCGAGACGATCCTGCCGAAGATGGACAAGGTGATCCTGGAGCGTGGCTCGAGCGACCAGCTCCTGCCGTATCTGCCGCTGCCGCGGCGCGAGGGCCCGAAATGA
- the hflC gene encoding protease modulator HflC, whose amino-acid sequence MNRWIAALLLVAGLGAFAFFCVTIIDEREQAFRTLLNQAEPKVLGVSLNQPNLTEPGWYVVIPGLHELTRYDRRNIHFHSAKRSLNTVERTLVDVDYYIVWRIVDPRAFYESYRREDAAVQRIDEVTYSEVRETVNKHSLADLLSPTRGAVQQEITASADGKLRERGVRIVDVRLGATLYPEENLARVYDRMRTERARFALKFRAEGEQQARALRSKADGESQVILATAERESLELRGTGDAEAARIYSEAYSGDPEFYAFFRSLEAYRKSLDAQTTVVMSPRSGFLKYLFDMNGTPPVSARPER is encoded by the coding sequence ATGAACCGCTGGATCGCAGCACTCCTCCTGGTGGCGGGGCTCGGCGCCTTCGCGTTCTTCTGTGTCACGATCATCGACGAGCGCGAGCAGGCCTTCCGCACGCTGCTCAACCAGGCCGAGCCCAAGGTCCTGGGCGTGTCTCTGAACCAGCCGAACTTGACCGAGCCCGGCTGGTACGTGGTGATTCCCGGCCTGCACGAGCTCACGCGTTACGACCGGCGCAACATCCACTTCCATTCGGCCAAGCGCTCGCTCAACACCGTGGAGCGGACGCTGGTCGACGTGGACTACTACATCGTGTGGCGCATCGTCGACCCGCGCGCGTTCTACGAGTCCTACCGGCGCGAAGACGCCGCCGTGCAGCGCATCGACGAGGTGACTTACAGCGAGGTGCGCGAGACCGTGAACAAGCACAGCCTCGCCGACCTGCTCTCGCCCACGCGCGGCGCGGTGCAGCAGGAGATCACCGCCTCGGCCGACGGCAAGCTGCGCGAGCGGGGCGTGCGGATCGTCGACGTGCGGCTGGGCGCCACGCTCTACCCCGAGGAGAACCTGGCGCGCGTGTACGACCGCATGCGCACCGAGCGCGCGCGCTTCGCGCTGAAGTTCCGGGCCGAAGGCGAGCAGCAGGCGCGAGCGCTGCGCTCGAAGGCCGACGGGGAGAGCCAGGTGATCCTGGCCACGGCCGAGCGCGAGTCGCTCGAGCTGCGCGGCACCGGCGATGCCGAGGCGGCGCGCATCTACTCCGAGGCCTACTCGGGCGATCCCGAGTTCTACGCCTTCTTCCGCAGCCTCGAGGCCTACCGCAAGTCACTCGACGCGCAGACCACGGTCGTGATGTCGCCGCGCTCGGGCTTTCTCAAGTACCTGTTCGACATGAACGGCACGCCGCCGGTCTCGGCGCGGCCGGAGCGCTAG